From a region of the Entelurus aequoreus isolate RoL-2023_Sb linkage group LG27, RoL_Eaeq_v1.1, whole genome shotgun sequence genome:
- the LOC133644269 gene encoding centrosomal protein of 135 kDa-like, with amino-acid sequence MCIPSAKLWCVHRLQLEQTQQLLSDLQQTLSVKTKELRAAHVEMETLEETIGVLNHQVSQVQAGSRAPSALDKEKDALLDKVDQKTEKLVVLQEELAIKEKTLEDVRHTVTVMDKSLAQLQGALSSPVATCFTPLHPTLGIGRGDVWLRCSCRPLKPIP; translated from the exons ATGTGCATTCCTTCTGCTAAACTTTGGTGTGTCCATAGGCTACAACTGGAGCAGACGCAACAATTACTTTCCGACCTCCAACAAACGCTGTCTGTCAAGACTAAGGAGCTGCGGGCTGCTCATGTTGAAATGGAAACACTTGAAGAAACAATCG GGGTGCTGAATCATCAGGTGTCCCAAGTACAAGCAGGAAGCAGAGCTCCTTCAGCACTGGATAAGGAGAAAGATGCTCTGCTGGATAAGGTGGATCAGAAGACAGAGAAGCTGGTTGTTCTTCAGGAGGAGCTTGCAATAAAG GAAAAAACCCTTGAAGATGTGAGGCACACAGTCACCGTAATGGACAAATCATTGGC TCAGCTGCAGGGAGCGCTAAGCAGTCCAGTGGCgacctgctttacaccactgcatcccacgcttggcATTGGacgtggtgatgtatggcttagatgcagctgccggccattgaaacccattccatga